A single genomic interval of Bacillota bacterium harbors:
- a CDS encoding aspartyl protease family protein — translation MWSVEIRNGAGARLIRFSPLVAVAALWLLGTAIAALAQSPQTLLQRAASGLAVPTSPAVRLQGTVQVFYPMSNTGTITLMEDGDRFHALLHVGGVDSESAYDARAGVGWRRQHGLVLPLESGNVQPPERLSLLRLRKVMFEGASGSLGVIDCGTCTLPDGRQARWLKVVAHTGTPWDIYCDSEGSLIAWGYHESDDLRRRPTQFVVIPTGWKEQDGVRLPVDLKLYEDERHTQTIRWERSEPLPREVLQSKLRAPASLPAPAGLPVTLPVRFSQREIFVEVKLNGREYLMMLDTGAGITVVDQPVAEALRLPPGETFNLLGASGPGAASVTRLASLQMGSVTLRDVQVAVTDLGLIRLIGGSRFGGILGFNALNRFRVTVDYHRRTVTLERPGGELPPGRAITTEFFGATPMLEVEVEDIGKVPMLLDTGAAMSILPAESGQQWQPYRPASLGLTLGVGGAGNVPRAARAGFVHLAGETIRGVTLMFSSPAPKGAPVQILSEAGFGLLGNNLLRHFRLTIDYPMRTVVLQRMPQPAPMDDAATVGIVLDLTAESAKVAGVTPLSAAWEAGVERGDEVLAVDGRSTRGVPPSEVQKWLTGAEGTLKRILLQRGSKRWQVRLQCQPMF, via the coding sequence ATGTGGTCAGTTGAAATTAGAAACGGCGCAGGCGCGCGCCTGATACGGTTTTCGCCTCTGGTAGCGGTCGCCGCACTGTGGCTTTTGGGTACGGCGATAGCTGCACTCGCGCAATCGCCCCAAACGCTTCTGCAAAGAGCGGCGTCGGGCTTAGCTGTGCCGACATCGCCAGCCGTGCGCCTGCAGGGCACGGTGCAGGTGTTCTACCCGATGAGCAATACGGGCACCATCACGCTGATGGAGGACGGTGACAGGTTTCACGCCCTCCTGCATGTAGGCGGTGTGGATAGCGAGAGTGCATACGATGCACGTGCCGGCGTCGGATGGCGCAGACAGCATGGGCTGGTTCTTCCTCTCGAATCAGGCAACGTACAACCACCCGAACGGCTTTCTCTGCTGCGCCTGCGCAAGGTGATGTTTGAAGGGGCAAGCGGTAGTCTGGGCGTGATAGACTGTGGTACCTGCACCTTACCCGATGGGCGGCAGGCACGGTGGCTGAAAGTGGTTGCGCACACGGGCACTCCGTGGGATATCTACTGCGACTCCGAAGGTAGCCTGATAGCATGGGGTTACCACGAGAGCGACGACCTGCGCCGCCGCCCGACTCAGTTCGTCGTGATACCCACCGGCTGGAAAGAGCAGGACGGCGTCCGCTTGCCTGTGGATCTGAAGCTATACGAAGACGAACGCCACACGCAGACGATACGCTGGGAGCGCAGTGAACCTCTGCCGAGGGAAGTGCTGCAATCGAAACTCCGAGCGCCGGCTTCCCTGCCTGCGCCTGCCGGGTTGCCCGTTACCCTGCCCGTTCGCTTCTCCCAGCGCGAGATATTCGTGGAGGTGAAGCTGAATGGGCGCGAATACCTGATGATGCTGGACACGGGTGCAGGCATCACCGTCGTGGACCAGCCGGTGGCAGAAGCACTGCGCCTGCCGCCGGGCGAGACATTTAACCTGCTTGGCGCGAGCGGACCAGGCGCAGCTTCGGTGACCAGGCTGGCAAGCCTGCAGATGGGCAGTGTCACCTTGCGAGATGTGCAGGTAGCGGTAACCGACCTGGGGCTGATACGCCTTATCGGCGGCAGTCGGTTTGGGGGAATACTCGGCTTCAACGCGCTGAACCGGTTTCGCGTGACGGTCGATTATCACCGGCGCACGGTGACTCTGGAGAGACCGGGTGGTGAATTACCTCCGGGCAGAGCGATAACCACTGAGTTTTTTGGTGCGACACCGATGCTGGAGGTGGAGGTCGAGGACATCGGCAAAGTGCCGATGTTGCTGGACACCGGCGCGGCAATGAGCATTCTGCCCGCAGAGTCGGGTCAGCAGTGGCAACCTTACCGCCCGGCATCGCTGGGGCTGACGCTGGGAGTGGGTGGGGCAGGGAATGTTCCCCGTGCAGCTCGCGCCGGTTTCGTCCATCTCGCCGGGGAGACCATCCGCGGCGTCACGCTGATGTTCTCCTCGCCAGCCCCGAAAGGCGCGCCGGTACAAATACTCTCGGAGGCGGGCTTCGGCTTGCTGGGCAATAACCTGCTTCGCCATTTCCGACTCACCATCGACTACCCCATGCGCACGGTGGTATTGCAGCGAATGCCCCAGCCTGCGCCAATGGACGACGCCGCGACGGTGGGCATCGTGCTGGACCTGACGGCGGAGAGCGCGAAGGTTGCGGGAGTAACCCCGCTTTCCGCCGCGTGGGAAGCAGGCGTGGAGCGGGGGGATGAGGTACTGGCGGTGGACGGACGTTCCACCAGAGGCGTGCCACCTTCCGAAGTGCAAAAGTGGCTGACGGGCGCAGAGGGAACGCTCAAGCGCATTCTCCTGCAGCGTGGCTCAAAGCGCTGGCAGGTGCGGCTCCAGTGCCAGCCGATGTTTTAG
- the selB gene encoding selenocysteine-specific translation elongation factor: MSEKHVIIGTAGHVDHGKSTLITALTGTNPDRVKEEQERGMTIDLGFAALTLPDGQTVGIVDVPGHERFLKNMLAGAGGVDVVLLVIAADEGIMPQTREHLDILRLLDVKAGVVAITKCDLVDAEWLKLVTDEVRAFLQDTPLKDAPVVAVSAVTKQGLQELLNALQEAVAHVPAREVSAPFRLPVDRVFTLAGAGTVVTGTLISGRVRAGDPVEILPPGLHSRARQIQVHGRKVEEAVAGSRVAINLPGIEKEQIERGMVCVPPGTFQPTRAFDAQLRLLPNAAKGLPHRARIRLYLGTAEVIGRVSLLDSERLEPGAQSFVQLRLEKTLVAARGDRFVIRTYSPMFTIGGGIVLEPHAPRHRRFDPAVLARLRSLLEGAPEEKMLAILAQSPVGMDEQELIRRAEMDATSVSAILSQLEVRQQAVRVGDVWLARGAWENLRQQVVETLRRYHQQNPLRAGMPREELRSTLGGRLPARLFEAMLLLWQKDGVIALQGAQVRLSGFTIRLNERQQRLAKRVEQILREAGATPPPLKAIAEQVGAPPPAVKAMIEVLLEQGVLVKLEEEMYFHRDTLAELAELVKRTIQQKGSLSVGEFRDLTGSSRKFVVPLLEYFDRLGLTRRVGDVRVLAQQA; this comes from the coding sequence ATGTCAGAGAAACACGTCATCATCGGCACGGCGGGGCACGTGGACCACGGCAAGTCTACGTTGATTACCGCTCTCACCGGAACCAATCCCGACCGCGTGAAAGAGGAGCAGGAGCGCGGGATGACCATTGACCTCGGTTTCGCGGCGCTGACCCTGCCAGACGGGCAGACAGTGGGCATCGTGGACGTGCCGGGGCACGAGCGGTTCCTCAAAAACATGCTGGCGGGCGCAGGCGGGGTGGACGTGGTGCTGCTGGTTATCGCCGCTGATGAGGGCATCATGCCTCAGACCCGCGAGCACCTGGACATCCTGCGCCTGCTGGACGTGAAGGCTGGCGTGGTCGCGATTACCAAGTGCGACCTCGTGGACGCGGAATGGCTGAAACTGGTTACCGACGAGGTACGCGCTTTCTTGCAGGACACGCCGCTGAAGGACGCGCCTGTGGTCGCGGTGTCGGCGGTGACCAAGCAGGGTTTGCAGGAGCTGTTGAACGCCTTGCAGGAGGCGGTAGCGCATGTGCCCGCTCGCGAAGTGAGTGCCCCCTTCCGCCTGCCCGTGGACCGCGTGTTCACGCTGGCTGGAGCAGGCACGGTGGTAACGGGCACACTGATCAGCGGGCGGGTGCGTGCAGGCGACCCCGTTGAGATACTGCCCCCCGGTCTGCATTCGCGAGCGCGGCAGATACAGGTGCATGGGCGCAAGGTGGAGGAGGCAGTCGCGGGCAGTCGTGTTGCCATCAACCTGCCGGGCATAGAAAAAGAGCAGATAGAGCGCGGGATGGTGTGCGTTCCACCGGGCACCTTCCAGCCCACCCGTGCTTTTGATGCGCAGTTGCGCCTGCTTCCCAACGCAGCCAAAGGGTTACCGCATCGCGCCCGTATCCGACTATATCTGGGCACGGCGGAGGTGATTGGGCGTGTCTCCCTGCTGGACAGCGAACGGCTGGAGCCGGGTGCGCAGAGCTTCGTGCAGTTGCGTCTGGAGAAAACGCTGGTGGCGGCGCGCGGTGACCGGTTTGTCATCCGTACCTATTCGCCCATGTTCACCATCGGCGGGGGCATCGTGCTGGAGCCCCATGCTCCGCGGCACCGACGGTTTGACCCTGCTGTGCTGGCAAGGTTGCGTTCTCTGCTGGAAGGTGCGCCAGAGGAGAAGATGCTGGCTATCCTGGCGCAATCGCCTGTGGGAATGGATGAGCAGGAACTCATCCGCCGCGCCGAGATGGACGCAACCAGCGTTTCCGCTATTCTGAGCCAGCTGGAGGTGCGTCAGCAGGCAGTGCGTGTTGGAGATGTGTGGCTGGCGCGAGGCGCATGGGAGAACCTTCGCCAGCAGGTCGTGGAAACGTTGCGCCGCTATCACCAGCAGAACCCTCTGCGCGCGGGCATGCCCCGCGAGGAACTGCGCTCCACGCTGGGCGGGCGGTTGCCTGCTCGCCTGTTCGAGGCGATGCTGTTGCTCTGGCAAAAGGACGGAGTCATCGCCCTGCAGGGTGCGCAGGTGCGGTTATCGGGTTTCACCATCCGCCTGAACGAGCGTCAACAGCGGCTAGCAAAGCGTGTGGAGCAAATCCTGCGTGAGGCGGGAGCCACTCCTCCGCCTCTGAAAGCGATTGCGGAACAGGTGGGCGCACCGCCTCCTGCAGTCAAGGCGATGATAGAGGTGCTGCTGGAGCAGGGGGTGCTGGTGAAGCTGGAAGAGGAGATGTACTTCCATCGGGACACGCTTGCGGAACTCGCCGAGCTGGTGAAACGCACGATCCAGCAGAAGGGTTCCCTCAGCGTTGGGGAGTTTCGCGACCTCACCGGCTCCAGCCGCAAGTTCGTCGTGCCCCTGCTGGAGTACTTTGACCGCCTGGGTTTGACGCGCCGGGTGGGGGATGTGCGTGTGCTGGCGCAGCAGGCTTAA
- a CDS encoding zinc ribbon domain-containing protein: protein MPIYEYRCNACRRRFSVLVGVIAEDDPLQCPRCGGTDVTRLISRFARLRNEDDIIDDMLDPDKIGDPEDPKTMRRWVKEMGKELGEDFTDEFDEILAEEEKKAARGGGDEGEEEGGSEDLP, encoded by the coding sequence ATGCCCATCTACGAGTATCGGTGCAACGCCTGCCGAAGGCGATTTAGCGTGCTGGTGGGAGTGATTGCGGAGGACGACCCTCTCCAGTGCCCGCGCTGCGGGGGGACGGATGTTACACGCCTCATCTCGCGCTTTGCCCGCCTGCGCAACGAAGATGACATCATTGATGATATGCTCGATCCAGACAAAATCGGGGACCCGGAAGACCCCAAAACCATGCGCCGATGGGTCAAAGAGATGGGCAAAGAGCTGGGCGAAGATTTCACCGACGAGTTCGACGAGATACTTGCCGAGGAGGAGAAGAAAGCAGCCAGAGGCGGCGGTGACGAGGGAGAGGAAGAAGGCGGCTCCGAAGATTTGCCTTAA
- a CDS encoding GntR family transcriptional regulator translates to MEEPILYRQIYHALREEIQSGHYPPGAQLPTEAELMQRFGVSRVTVRNALALLQREGLLVRIPAKGTFVRQRESSASLPKLIALLALDVQLDFFGKIIRGAEQEAAAHGYKLLVRSTDNDAEKERQCLLELQSHVAGFVIAPATGNQNHAHYGQLLVQSVPFVFVDRYLPEFNVDRVTSDNVHGGYLATRHLLELGHRRIGVISPRKSTTFTERLRGYQKALEEFGVPFDPALVGHSVSKRRDGWEEYLYQGRVQAKALLGLPEPPTALFAMNDCLAAGALRYLRECGIAVPEEVALVGYDGMELSDLMSPALSTVEQQSLRMGAEAVRLLVRRIREPESPPQHVVLPVNLRIRASTIASTALVASTLHAASVKGGG, encoded by the coding sequence ATGGAAGAGCCGATACTTTACAGGCAAATCTACCATGCGCTAAGAGAAGAGATACAGAGCGGTCATTACCCGCCTGGCGCGCAATTGCCGACCGAGGCGGAGCTGATGCAGCGATTTGGGGTCAGCCGGGTCACGGTACGGAACGCTCTGGCACTGCTGCAGCGGGAGGGGCTGCTCGTGCGTATTCCGGCGAAAGGCACCTTTGTGCGGCAGCGTGAATCGTCTGCTTCTCTCCCCAAGCTAATCGCTCTGTTGGCGCTGGACGTTCAGCTGGATTTCTTTGGCAAAATCATTCGCGGTGCGGAGCAAGAAGCAGCCGCGCACGGTTACAAGCTGCTGGTACGCTCCACCGACAACGACGCGGAAAAGGAGCGGCAGTGTTTGCTGGAGCTGCAATCGCACGTGGCGGGTTTCGTTATCGCCCCAGCGACAGGTAACCAGAACCATGCACACTATGGACAACTGCTCGTGCAGAGCGTGCCGTTTGTTTTTGTAGACCGTTATCTGCCCGAGTTCAATGTGGACAGAGTGACTTCCGACAACGTGCATGGGGGGTATCTGGCCACGCGCCACCTGCTGGAGCTGGGTCACAGGCGTATCGGGGTCATCTCTCCCCGAAAGTCCACCACGTTCACCGAGCGGTTGCGCGGTTATCAGAAAGCGTTGGAAGAGTTCGGCGTACCGTTTGACCCTGCGCTGGTTGGTCACTCTGTCAGCAAACGTCGGGATGGCTGGGAGGAGTATTTGTATCAGGGGAGAGTTCAGGCAAAGGCGTTACTGGGTTTGCCCGAACCACCGACAGCCCTTTTCGCCATGAATGATTGCTTAGCGGCGGGCGCCTTGCGCTACCTGCGGGAGTGTGGCATCGCGGTGCCCGAAGAGGTTGCGTTAGTGGGCTACGATGGCATGGAGCTATCCGACCTGATGAGCCCCGCTCTGAGCACTGTGGAACAGCAATCGCTGCGTATGGGGGCAGAGGCGGTGCGCCTGCTGGTACGGCGTATTCGGGAGCCGGAATCACCACCCCAGCATGTGGTATTGCCGGTGAACTTGCGTATCCGTGCCTCGACAATAGCCTCTACGGCGCTGGTGGCTTCCACTCTCCATGCTGCGTCAGTAAAAGGAGGTGGTTAA
- the rlmN gene encoding 23S rRNA (adenine(2503)-C(2))-methyltransferase RlmN: protein MPVLPGATREEILQVVRGLGQPDYRAQQIAEWVYRKGAHTYQQMTNLPQGLRDTMPDILPLKRLEVARAQHSADGTVKYLFVLGDGEQVEAVYLPYEDRISVCISSQVGCAAGCRFCATGQMGFSRNLTAGEMVDEVLTIQQSAGQRISHVVYMGMGEPLWNLQEVVKSILLLNREVGISQRHITVSTVGVVPGIYELAQHRLQITLAISLHAPDDELRKSIMPVGRKWKVRELIDAARHYTEVTGRKVTFEYLLLRGVNDEPHHAQALAQLVKGLVCNVNLIPFNQVDTPEGFTRPEPSRVARFRRVLEEAGIAVTQRVEKGHDISAACGQLKLETAQARA from the coding sequence ATGCCCGTTCTGCCCGGCGCAACGCGCGAGGAGATACTGCAGGTGGTGCGCGGGTTAGGGCAGCCGGACTACCGCGCCCAGCAGATAGCCGAATGGGTGTACCGCAAGGGCGCGCACACCTACCAGCAGATGACCAACCTTCCGCAGGGTCTGCGGGATACTATGCCTGACATACTGCCCCTCAAAAGGCTGGAAGTCGCTCGCGCCCAGCATTCCGCGGACGGCACTGTGAAGTACCTGTTTGTGCTGGGAGATGGCGAACAGGTGGAAGCGGTGTATCTGCCCTATGAAGACCGCATTTCGGTATGTATCTCCTCGCAGGTCGGGTGCGCGGCGGGGTGTCGCTTCTGTGCTACTGGACAGATGGGCTTCAGCCGCAATCTCACCGCCGGCGAGATGGTCGACGAGGTACTCACCATCCAGCAGTCCGCAGGACAGCGCATCAGCCACGTGGTATACATGGGCATGGGTGAGCCCCTGTGGAACCTGCAGGAGGTGGTGAAGAGCATCCTGCTGCTGAACCGTGAAGTGGGCATTTCGCAAAGGCATATTACCGTTTCTACGGTCGGCGTCGTACCCGGTATTTACGAGCTGGCGCAGCATCGCCTGCAGATAACGCTTGCCATCTCGTTGCACGCGCCCGATGATGAACTGAGGAAAAGCATCATGCCCGTCGGGCGGAAGTGGAAGGTGCGGGAGCTGATCGACGCCGCCCGACATTACACGGAAGTGACGGGACGCAAAGTCACCTTTGAGTATCTGTTGCTTCGCGGCGTGAACGACGAGCCGCACCATGCGCAGGCACTGGCACAGCTGGTGAAAGGTCTGGTGTGTAACGTGAACCTGATACCGTTTAATCAGGTGGATACGCCCGAAGGCTTTACCCGCCCCGAGCCGTCGCGTGTGGCTCGATTCCGCAGGGTGCTGGAGGAGGCGGGCATCGCCGTAACACAACGTGTAGAGAAAGGACACGACATTTCCGCCGCATGTGGTCAGTTGAAATTAGAAACGGCGCAGGCGCGCGCCTGA
- a CDS encoding ribose-phosphate diphosphokinase gives MRQRRPLKLFAGNGNPALAQRIAAELGISLGNLMVRRFSDGEVRVECHETVRGCDVFVIQSLCPPIHDNLMELLILLDALRRASAARLTVVIPYYAYSRQEKKNTPRDPVPAKLVADMLTTAGANRVITMDLHAEAITGFFHIPVDDLSALSLLVHHFVRLREENLVVVAPDAGAVRLARAVARKLEAPLAVAYARTGRTDNPAHIRFAGDVEGLKPLVIEDMIVTGKRVESCVKALIRQGCIPEVRVAATHGVLAGDASRRVMQPEVVELAITDTIPQQHQQPRVTVISTAHLFAEAIRRIYFDRTLDTIVLPQTVRD, from the coding sequence ATGAGACAACGTCGTCCTCTGAAACTGTTTGCCGGCAACGGAAACCCCGCTCTGGCTCAGCGTATCGCCGCTGAACTGGGCATATCGCTGGGCAACCTGATGGTACGCCGTTTTAGCGACGGCGAGGTGCGCGTGGAATGCCATGAGACGGTGCGCGGGTGTGATGTGTTTGTGATTCAGTCCCTTTGCCCGCCCATCCATGACAACCTGATGGAGCTGCTTATCCTGCTGGATGCTCTGCGGCGAGCTTCTGCGGCGCGTTTGACGGTGGTGATACCCTACTACGCCTACTCAAGGCAGGAGAAAAAGAACACCCCGCGCGACCCCGTGCCCGCGAAGCTGGTGGCGGATATGCTCACCACCGCCGGGGCGAATCGCGTCATCACGATGGACCTGCACGCGGAGGCGATTACCGGCTTCTTCCACATCCCGGTGGACGACCTGAGCGCGCTCTCGCTGCTGGTACACCACTTCGTCCGGCTCCGCGAAGAGAATCTGGTGGTCGTTGCCCCGGACGCCGGAGCGGTACGGCTGGCGCGTGCGGTGGCGCGGAAGCTGGAGGCACCGCTGGCGGTGGCTTATGCCCGTACCGGGCGTACCGATAACCCGGCGCATATCCGGTTCGCAGGCGACGTGGAAGGCTTGAAACCGCTGGTTATTGAGGATATGATTGTCACGGGAAAACGGGTAGAATCCTGTGTGAAGGCGTTGATTCGGCAGGGGTGCATCCCTGAGGTGCGGGTAGCTGCCACGCATGGCGTGCTGGCGGGCGATGCCAGCCGGCGAGTCATGCAACCGGAGGTGGTGGAACTGGCTATCACCGACACCATCCCCCAGCAGCACCAGCAACCTCGCGTGACAGTCATATCGACGGCGCACCTTTTTGCTGAGGCGATTCGACGGATATACTTTGACCGAACACTGGATACCATCGTTCTCCCTCAAACGGTGAGAGATTGA
- the gatC gene encoding Asp-tRNA(Asn)/Glu-tRNA(Gln) amidotransferase subunit GatC, which translates to MAQRLTLEQIAHVANLARLAMSEEEMRQMEKHLNNLMAQFERLQELDTTGVEPTAHSFPVYNVFREDAVQPSLPHEEILANAPDQRDGCFIVPIIVEE; encoded by the coding sequence ATGGCACAGCGTTTGACTCTGGAACAAATAGCGCACGTTGCGAATCTGGCGCGGCTGGCGATGAGCGAAGAGGAGATGCGCCAGATGGAGAAGCACCTCAACAACCTGATGGCGCAGTTCGAACGCTTGCAGGAGCTCGACACCACCGGTGTGGAGCCGACCGCGCACTCGTTCCCGGTGTACAACGTGTTCCGCGAGGACGCCGTACAGCCCTCTCTGCCCCACGAGGAGATTCTTGCCAACGCCCCTGACCAGCGCGACGGCTGTTTCATTGTGCCCATTATTGTAGAGGAGTGA
- a CDS encoding class I SAM-dependent methyltransferase: MTYRCLWCHTTTAARTFTARERLFGMEGEWEYAECGACGSLQMLQPPDDLQRYYPREYDAYNTLPDAYYRGLLGIIRTWRDRTVATGKGLLGKLVLLVHPQQDPRVRSIRLLNLLPDARVLDVGCGSGLLLLIMHQVGFRNVEGIDPFYPSEQPIGGRVRVYRRTLREHIEAQPPPYDVVMYHHVLEHVPDPEGELSLAKQLLKPDGRILVRLPLAGSYHWKHYGTDWFQLDAPRHLSIPSVQGMKALVERCGYRVEYAGFDALPLHLHASELYRKGIIGSQHRPELHSPAQWREFARLTDQLNRTGEADSGVFVLRKSGL; the protein is encoded by the coding sequence ATGACCTATCGATGCCTCTGGTGTCATACTACAACCGCAGCGCGCACCTTCACCGCGCGGGAGCGCCTGTTTGGCATGGAGGGAGAGTGGGAGTACGCGGAGTGTGGCGCATGTGGCTCTCTGCAGATGCTTCAGCCTCCCGATGACCTGCAACGCTACTATCCACGCGAATACGATGCCTACAATACCTTACCGGACGCCTACTATCGAGGCCTGCTGGGCATCATCCGCACATGGCGCGACCGCACGGTAGCCACGGGAAAGGGGTTGCTGGGCAAACTGGTGTTGCTGGTGCATCCCCAGCAGGACCCGCGCGTGCGCAGTATCCGCCTGCTGAATCTGTTGCCCGATGCGCGCGTGCTGGATGTCGGCTGCGGCAGTGGCTTGCTATTGCTCATCATGCATCAGGTGGGTTTCAGGAACGTGGAAGGCATCGACCCCTTTTATCCTTCCGAACAGCCCATCGGGGGCAGGGTTCGCGTGTATCGGCGCACCCTTCGCGAGCACATAGAAGCGCAACCACCCCCATACGACGTAGTGATGTACCATCACGTGCTGGAGCATGTACCCGACCCCGAAGGCGAACTCTCGCTGGCAAAGCAGCTGCTGAAGCCCGACGGCAGGATACTCGTGCGGTTGCCGCTGGCGGGGTCGTACCACTGGAAGCACTACGGTACCGACTGGTTCCAGCTGGACGCCCCGCGCCACCTCAGTATCCCCTCGGTACAGGGCATGAAGGCTCTGGTGGAGCGGTGCGGATACAGGGTGGAGTACGCCGGATTCGACGCCTTGCCGTTGCACCTGCACGCCAGCGAGCTCTATCGCAAGGGCATCATCGGCAGCCAACACCGCCCCGAGCTGCACTCCCCCGCCCAGTGGCGCGAGTTCGCCCGCCTGACCGACCAGCTGAACCGGACAGGGGAAGCGGATTCGGGGGTGTTCGTGTTGAGGAAGTCTGGTCTATAG
- a CDS encoding DegT/DnrJ/EryC1/StrS family aminotransferase, which yields MHASVATDLPAIAGGEPAKRTPFGREKRYGEEELQQLREALEQGSLFYAHGNKVKTLEKRFAELNGVPYAVACSSGTSGIHAALIAVGISPGDEVITSPITDMGTVIPILYQGAVPVFADLHPHSYTMLPESVEARVTPRTRAVIAVHLWGNACDLNALRDICRKHNLWLIEDCAQAFGCRYMGEAIGTFGDIGCFSLNEFKHISCGDGGIVITRDQRLATRLRLATDKCYNREPGVTQRNPTFLANNCRMTELQGAVAVAQLEKLESIVARRRHWCEALSEKLHGLPGITLPQPTAGCEPSWWFYMMRVVPDSLGADADTFAEALRAEGLPVGAHYIAQCVYEYPIFTNHSAFERGAHAYTARPYGKGLCPFAEAILDTCVLLPVNEAYTEIDLEETAHAIRRVVLWFRSRNQR from the coding sequence ATGCACGCATCGGTAGCCACCGACCTGCCCGCCATTGCCGGCGGCGAACCGGCGAAGCGGACGCCCTTCGGGCGCGAAAAACGTTACGGCGAAGAGGAACTGCAACAGCTGCGCGAGGCGCTGGAGCAGGGGAGCCTGTTTTACGCACATGGCAACAAGGTGAAGACGCTGGAAAAGCGTTTTGCCGAGCTGAACGGGGTACCCTATGCGGTAGCCTGTAGCAGCGGCACCTCCGGTATCCACGCCGCGCTGATTGCAGTGGGTATCTCGCCCGGTGATGAGGTGATTACCTCGCCAATCACCGACATGGGAACGGTAATACCCATCCTGTATCAGGGTGCGGTGCCTGTCTTTGCCGACCTCCATCCGCATTCCTACACCATGTTACCGGAGTCGGTAGAGGCACGGGTCACCCCGCGCACACGCGCGGTGATAGCCGTACATCTGTGGGGCAACGCCTGCGACCTGAACGCACTGCGCGACATCTGCCGCAAGCACAATCTGTGGCTGATCGAGGACTGTGCGCAGGCGTTCGGCTGCCGATACATGGGTGAGGCGATTGGCACATTCGGCGACATCGGCTGCTTCAGTCTGAACGAGTTCAAGCACATCTCCTGTGGCGACGGCGGCATCGTGATTACCCGCGATCAGCGGCTGGCTACCCGTCTGCGCCTCGCTACCGACAAGTGCTACAACCGCGAGCCGGGAGTCACCCAGCGCAACCCCACATTCCTTGCCAATAACTGCCGCATGACCGAGCTGCAGGGGGCTGTCGCGGTGGCGCAACTGGAGAAGCTGGAGAGCATCGTGGCGCGGCGGCGGCACTGGTGTGAGGCGCTGAGCGAAAAACTGCACGGATTGCCCGGCATCACCCTGCCGCAGCCGACGGCGGGCTGCGAACCATCTTGGTGGTTCTACATGATGCGCGTCGTACCCGACTCACTGGGCGCAGATGCCGACACTTTCGCCGAGGCGTTACGCGCAGAGGGGCTGCCCGTCGGCGCGCACTACATCGCGCAGTGTGTGTATGAGTACCCGATATTCACCAACCACTCGGCGTTCGAGCGTGGCGCCCATGCCTACACCGCACGCCCATACGGCAAAGGGCTGTGCCCGTTCGCAGAGGCGATTCTTGATACCTGCGTGCTGTTGCCGGTGAACGAGGCATACACTGAGATTGACCTGGAGGAAACCGCGCACGCCATCCGCCGCGTGGTGCTGTGGTTCCGGAGCAGGAACCAGAGATAG